In Puntigrus tetrazona isolate hp1 unplaced genomic scaffold, ASM1883169v1 S000000270, whole genome shotgun sequence, a single genomic region encodes these proteins:
- the sox9a gene encoding transcription factor SOX-9a: protein MNLLDPYLKMTEEQEKCLSDAPSPSMSEDSAGSPGSGSGSDTEHTRLAPPDAALGEFKKDEDDKFPVCIREAVSQVLKGYDWTLVPMPVRVNGSSKNKPHVKRPMNAFMVWAQAARRKLADQYPHLHNAELSKTLGKLWRLLNEGEKRPFVEEAERLRVQHKKDHPDYKYQPRRRKSVKNGQSESEDGSEQTHISPNAIFKALQQADSPASSMGEVHSPSEHSGQSQGPPTPPTTPKTDAQPGKVDLKREARPLQESTGRPLNIDFRDVDIGELSSDVIETFDVNEFDQYLPPNGHAASAPYVGSYAAWMGKPQNGSPQSAQLSGEPEQPRTTHIKTEQLSPSHYNDQGSPQQAGYGSFNVQHLQHYSTSFPSITRAQYDYSDHQGGANSYYTHAGGQSSGLYSTFSYMSSSQRPMYTPIADSAGVPSIPQPNHSPQHWDQQPVYTQLSRP, encoded by the exons ATGAATCTACTAGATCCCTACCTGAAAATGACAGAGGAGCAAGAGAAGTGTCTGTCCGACGCCCCAAGTCCGAGCATGTCCGAGGACTCCGCGGGCTCCCCGGGCTCCGGCTCGGGCTCCGACACCGAGCACACCCGCCTCGCGCCTCCGGACGCGGCGCTCGGCGAGTTCAAGAAGGACGAAGACGACAAGTTCCCCGTGTGCATCCGAGAGGCGGTGTCTCAGGTGCTGAAAGGCTACGACTGGACGCTGGTGCCCATGCCGGTGAGAGTGAACGGCTCGAGCAAAAACAAGCCTCACGTGAAGAGACCGATGAACGCGTTTATGGTGTGGGCGCAAGCGGCGCGCAGGAAGCTCGCGGATCAGTATCCGCATCTCCACAACGCCGAGCTCAGCAAAACTCTGGGCAAACTTTGGAG ATTGCTGAACGAGGGTGAAAAGCGACCCTTCGTGGAGGAGGCTGAGCGCCTCAGGGTTCAGCACAAGAAAGATCACCCCGACTACAAATATCAGCCCCGGCGGAGGAAGTCGGTGAAGAACGGCCAGAGCGAGTCTGAGGACGGCAGCGAGCAGACTCACATCTCCCCGAACGCCATCTTCAAAGCCCTCCAGCAAGCCGACTCGCCCGCGTCCAGCATGGGAGAGGTGCACTCGCCCAGCGAACACTCAG GCCAGTCCCAAGGGCCGCCCACTCCTCCCACCACTCCGAAAACCGACGCGCAGCCAGGCAAAGTGGATCTGAAGCGAGAGGCCCGTCCGCTTCAGGAAAGCACGGGACGCCCGCTCAACATCGACTTCCGCGACGTGGACATCGGCGAGCTCAGCAGCGACGTCATCGAGACCTTCGACGTCAACGAGTTCGATCAGTACCTGCCGCCGAACGGCCACGCCGCCAGCGCGCCCTACGTGGGCAGCTACGCCGCCTGGATGGGGAAGCCTCAGAACGGCAGCCCCCAGAGCGCCCAGCTGAGCGGAGAGCCGGAGCAGCCGAGGACGACGCACATCAAGACCGAGCAGCTCAGCCCCAGCCACTACAACGACCAGGGTTCTCCGCAGCAGGCCGGCTACGGCTCCTTCAACGTCCAGCACCTCCAGCACTACAGCACTTCGTTCCCGTCCATCACGCGGGCGCAGTACGACTACTCCGACCACCAGGGCGGCGCCAACTCCTATTACACCCACGCCGGAGGACAGAGCTCGGGCTTGTACTCCACCTTCAGCTACATGAGCTCCAGCCAGAGGCCCATGTACACGCCCATCGCTGACTCTGCCGGGGTTCCCTCCATTCCCCAACCCAACCACAGTCCCCAGCACTGGGACCAGCAGCCGGTCTACACGCAGCTGTCCAGGCCCTGA